One part of the Chrysemys picta bellii isolate R12L10 chromosome 14, ASM1138683v2, whole genome shotgun sequence genome encodes these proteins:
- the LOC135975585 gene encoding P-selectin-like isoform X1 — protein sequence MPGPACCEAQRGLWTCFSDPQGSAGGLCSSPRAWGCGWNVTRLLCFAAISWVLVTQVEVGAWTYHYGNKADYSWELARDFCRSFYTDLLAIQNQGEIAYLNNVLPHHRAYYWIGLRKINNVWTWVGTNKALTKEAENWANKEPNNKGRNQDCVEIYIKRDRDAGRWNDENCQKRKRALCYQASCQRSSCSQRGECLETIGNYTCDCYPGFYGPECEHKLTDLMVNQTPTSVSDFEGSELTINCTFKTVNNSTMYVRWYNYGTEALKTELVNDSDVITTLHLDNGFASLTLKNANSSNTGTYVCEVGITARNLSVSGAGTQVTITPVNQTR from the exons ATGCCTGGACCTGCCTGCTGTGAAGCACAGAGGGGTTTATGGACATGTTTTTCTGACCCCCAGGGCAGCGCCGGAGGACTCTGCTCCAGTCCAAGGGCTTGGGGATGTGGCTGGAATGTCACCCGACTCCTGTGCTTTGCTGCCATTAGCTGGG TGCTAGTGACTCAGGTGGAAGTGGGAGCCTGGACCTACCATTATGGTAACAAAGCTGATTACTCCTGGGAGCTGGCCAGAGACTTTTGCAGGTCATTCTACACTGACCTCCTAGCAATCCAGAACCAGGGGGAAATTGCTTATCTCAACAATGTCTTACCCCACCATAGAGCATACTACTGGATTGGGCTACGAAAAATAAACAATGTCTGGACGTGGGTTGGCACCAACAAGGCCCTGACGAAGGAGGCTGAGAACTGGGCTAACAAGGAACCCAACAATAAAGGGAGAAACCAAGACTGTGTGGAGATTTACATAAAGAGGGATCGTGATGCTGGAAGATGGAAtgatgagaactgccaaaagagAAAGAGGGCGCTGTGTTACCAAG CGTCTTGCCAGCGTTCCTCCTGCAGCCAGCGTGGCGAGTGCCTGGAGACCATCGGGAACTACACCTGTGATTGCTACCCTGGTTTCTACGGGCCTGAGTGTGAACACA aaCTTACCGACCTGATGGTGAATCAAACCCCAACCAGTGTCAGTGATTTCGAAGGCTCAGAACTTACCATCAATTGTACATTCAAGACAGTCAATAACAGCACCATGTATGTGCGATGGTATAACTATGGGACGGAGGCACTAAAGACAGAGCTGGTGAATGACAGCGATGTGATCACAACCCTGCATTTGGACAATGGGTTTGCCTCTCTCACTTTGAAGAATGCGAATTCATCTAATACAGGAACCTACGTGTGTGAGGTGGGGATCACAGCAAGGAACCTGTCTGTGTCAGGAGCCGGAACCCAGGTGACCATCA CTCCTGTCAATCAGACAAGATGA
- the LOC135975585 gene encoding P-selectin-like isoform X2, translating to MGSAGGLCSSPRAWGCGWNVTRLLCFAAISWVLVTQVEVGAWTYHYGNKADYSWELARDFCRSFYTDLLAIQNQGEIAYLNNVLPHHRAYYWIGLRKINNVWTWVGTNKALTKEAENWANKEPNNKGRNQDCVEIYIKRDRDAGRWNDENCQKRKRALCYQASCQRSSCSQRGECLETIGNYTCDCYPGFYGPECEHKLTDLMVNQTPTSVSDFEGSELTINCTFKTVNNSTMYVRWYNYGTEALKTELVNDSDVITTLHLDNGFASLTLKNANSSNTGTYVCEVGITARNLSVSGAGTQVTITPVNQTR from the exons ATG GGCAGCGCCGGAGGACTCTGCTCCAGTCCAAGGGCTTGGGGATGTGGCTGGAATGTCACCCGACTCCTGTGCTTTGCTGCCATTAGCTGGG TGCTAGTGACTCAGGTGGAAGTGGGAGCCTGGACCTACCATTATGGTAACAAAGCTGATTACTCCTGGGAGCTGGCCAGAGACTTTTGCAGGTCATTCTACACTGACCTCCTAGCAATCCAGAACCAGGGGGAAATTGCTTATCTCAACAATGTCTTACCCCACCATAGAGCATACTACTGGATTGGGCTACGAAAAATAAACAATGTCTGGACGTGGGTTGGCACCAACAAGGCCCTGACGAAGGAGGCTGAGAACTGGGCTAACAAGGAACCCAACAATAAAGGGAGAAACCAAGACTGTGTGGAGATTTACATAAAGAGGGATCGTGATGCTGGAAGATGGAAtgatgagaactgccaaaagagAAAGAGGGCGCTGTGTTACCAAG CGTCTTGCCAGCGTTCCTCCTGCAGCCAGCGTGGCGAGTGCCTGGAGACCATCGGGAACTACACCTGTGATTGCTACCCTGGTTTCTACGGGCCTGAGTGTGAACACA aaCTTACCGACCTGATGGTGAATCAAACCCCAACCAGTGTCAGTGATTTCGAAGGCTCAGAACTTACCATCAATTGTACATTCAAGACAGTCAATAACAGCACCATGTATGTGCGATGGTATAACTATGGGACGGAGGCACTAAAGACAGAGCTGGTGAATGACAGCGATGTGATCACAACCCTGCATTTGGACAATGGGTTTGCCTCTCTCACTTTGAAGAATGCGAATTCATCTAATACAGGAACCTACGTGTGTGAGGTGGGGATCACAGCAAGGAACCTGTCTGTGTCAGGAGCCGGAACCCAGGTGACCATCA CTCCTGTCAATCAGACAAGATGA